One stretch of Microplitis mediator isolate UGA2020A chromosome 9, iyMicMedi2.1, whole genome shotgun sequence DNA includes these proteins:
- the LOC130674303 gene encoding probable serine/threonine-protein kinase MARK-A, with protein sequence MIYKRQTSIMSSKKTNQRKFSTTKTGSKLGSSNRGDKVERCRGRCRVQWSEKHVKEGLVLVQETQLARVVKTGPIAEHYEIDPKPFASGQWAKVYRCRSRSTGTLYAAKYSSRTRFNTDCSAELRHEIALLSLCSQSPRVVRLHDVYETPKEIILVMEFAPGGDLQTLIDGDLVPLEGDVVHFVKQLVEGLAYLHERNIAHLDIKPQNLVMMGTFPECDVKLCDFEISRVVLEGTEVREILGTPDYVAPEILHYEPITLAADMWSLGVTTYVLLTGFSPFGGETDQETFQNISLGEVDFPEELFEDVSTQAKDFVAKLLVLDPSARMSAKQCLRHDWLKDAPTQASPHLRRYLSKSREVLLERVVSRENLRRVALMNQQHPSLALTSSQANLREPEGQLAGGLSQSEMCLNITGSHASLINSECYMTPSNSQTSLNSSQSLSTSQHSLATSQASLATSQNYLLNAEQTQGLLSQVQSRSHANLNHANRRGLLSRMRSLNQIQSQACLITRSSQQKEFLINPLFGSRSQEKLYGLKCLSKSQGVLDIYHSLESIRKTGRKKDQSEKNVIANKYLNERFSSRALERCESAGDVLTSSFNVRSLNLDANLNLGDETNHKMADGNQNELQGEKSSEKKINDSEENFDSLQSVESDTLTEDSDETDPRLVKTSVRQNSDISSHSNNSGNSDDKNHSDEPSESENDEPKYTVAQLVSAFNKHQEVASQTSLEAIMTEKRVNEVNFPTGPKALRLFIPDINIQERGIVRRKTSYKPRKNWEELRKRNEKNEGLIKDFDNDSGNEDDLVNPDACDQNKVVGDEDDRENSIVKNNEWTELFSDQIEESLNKNIIINEKYKQCVDVANSNKLIREDDKDRAVKEDDSRINQTLIEEFGKEEMIKPINQTLIKEMGKEEMIKPINQTLIKEMGKEELIKPINQALIKEMGKEEIIKPINQALIKEFGKEEMIKPINQTLIKEMGKEEMIKPINQTLIKDFGKEEMIKPINQSKFSNSRSSYFKERMPNYIYPEVLACTKDEEDDKKKVVNISRDSSVNLKDILKMDGNKEAQKNIEKLRKRTSITKIIVTDNMITDEQLSKSNCDEDKVKNDKRLERVCSSSSEDPDGKEEKRKDGNKNLNVYDKKLTKEEKKIWGKVCTGSYTRAMEKFNGKKSNLSGDKNKSKNFRDK encoded by the exons ATGATTTATAAGAGACAAACATCAATAATGTCttcgaaaaaaacaaatcagcGAAAATTTTCTACGACCAAGACCGGCTCGAAATTAGGATCGAGTAATAGGGGAGACAAAGTTGAGAGATGCAGGGGAAGATGCAGAGTCCAGTGGAGCGAAAAACACGTCAAAGAGGGCCTGGTTTTGGTACAGGAGACACAATTGGCGAGGGTGGTTAAGACGGGCCCGATTGCTGAGCATTACGAAATAGACCCGAAACCGTTTGCGAG TGGCCAGTGGGCAAAAGTTTATCGTTGTCGATCAAGATCAACTGGTACTTTGTATGCTGCTAAATATTCATCAAGAACACGTTTCAATACTGATTGCAGTGCTGAGCTTCGTCATGAAATAGCATTATTGTCACTTTGCTCACAATCACCACGTGTTGTACGTCTGCATGATGTTTATGAGACTCcgaaagaaattattttagttatggaatt TGCACCAGGTGGTGATTTACAAACGCTAATAGACGGTGACTTAGTGCCACTAGAAGGAGACGTAGTGCATTTTGTAAAACAGCTGGTAGAAGGACTCGCCTACCTCCACGAGAGAAATATCGCCCATTTGGATATCAAG cCGCAAAATTTAGTCATGATGGGAACTTTTCCCGAGTGTGATGTCAAATTATGTGACTTTGAAATATCACGTGTCGTCCTAGAAGGCACTGAAGTGAGAGAAATTCTTGGGACACCTGATTACGTTG CTCCGGAGATTCTGCATTATGAGCCGATAACACTTGCGGCGGACATGTGGTCTCTTGGTGTGACAACGTATGTGTTGTTGACGGGATTTTCCCCGTTTGGAGGAGAAACTGACCAAGaaacttttcaaaatatttcgtTGGGCGAAGTCGATTTCCCGGAGGAATTGTTCGAAGATGTTTCAACCCAGGCTAAAGACTTTGTTGCTAAGCTTCTCGTGCTTGACCCtag CGCACGTATGTCAGCAAAACAATGTCTGCGTCACGATTGGCTGAAAGACGCGCCAACACAGGCATCACCGCACCTCCGTAGATATTTATCAAAGTCACGTGAAGTTTTATTAGAGCGTGTGGTGAGTCGTGAGAATCTTCGACGCGTCGCTCTTATGAATCAGCAACATCCATCATTAGCATTAACATCAAGCCAAGCGAATTTGCGTGAACCAGAAGGACAGCTCGCCGGTGGACTCAGTCAAAGTGAAATGTGTCTGAACATAACCGGTAGTCACGCAAGTTTAATAAACAGCGAATGTTACATGACCCCATCAAATTCACAAACAAGTTTGAATTCATCACAAAGTTTGTCTACATCACAACACAGTCTCGCGACATCCCAAGCGAGCCTCGCAACtagtcaaaattatttacttaacgCCGAGCAAACCCAGGGATTACTCTCCCAAGTACAAAGTCGCTCCCACGCAAATTTGAATCACGCGAACCGCCGCGGTTTGCTATCGCGAATGCGCAGTTTGAATCAAATCCAATCGCAAGCCTGTTTGATAACCCGCTCGTCCCAGCAGAAAGAATTTCTGATAAATCCTCTGTTCGGAAGTCGGTCCCAGGAGAAATTATACGGCCTCAAGTGTCTGTCTAAGTCCCAGGGTGTGCTCGACATTTACCACAGTCTCGAATCGATCAGAAAAACCGGCCGTAAAAAAgatcaaagtgaaaaaaatgtcatcgccaataaatatttgaacgaAAGATTTTCTTCCCGCGCTTTGGAACGATGCGAAAGTGCCGGCGATGTTCTCACAAGTTCTTTTAACGTCCGTTCTTTGAACCTCGACGCGAACCTTAACCTCGGAGACGAAACGAACCACAAAATGGCGGATGGAAATCAAAATGAATTACAGGGAGAGAAGAGTTCGGAAAAGAAAATCAATGACTCGGAAGAAAATTTTGACAGCCTTCAGTCAGTCGAGTCGGACACGTTGACTGAAGACTCCGACGAAACAGACCCGCGATTGGTCAAAACGTCAGTTCGTCAGAATTCCGACATTTCTTCTCACTCGAACAACTCCGGAAATTCCGACGACAAAAATCACTCGGACGAGCCCTCGGAGTCTGAGAACGACGAGCCCAAGTACACGGTAGCGCAGTTGGTTTCCGCTTTTAATAAACACCAAGAAGTCGCATCGCAGACTAGTTTGGAAGCCATAATGACCGAAAAACGCGTTAACGAGGTTAACTTTCCAACGGGACCTAAAGCGTTGCGACTTTTTATCCCGGATATCAACATCCAGGAGCGCGGGATCGTCCGAAGGAAGACGAGTTACAAGCCGCGGAAAAATTGGGAAGAACTGAGAAAACGCAATGAGAAAAACGAAGGGTTGATTAAAGATTTCGACAATGATTCGGGTAATGAAGACGATCTGGTTAATCCAGATGCCTGTGATCAGAACAAAGTCGTGGGGGATGAAGATGATCGGGAAAATtcgatagtaaaaaataatgaatggaCGGAATTGTTTTCAGATCAAATTGAAGAAagtcttaataaaaatattattattaatgagaaATATAAACAATGCGTCGATGTCGCGAAttcgaataaattaattagagaAGATGATAAAGATCGGGCGGTTAAAGAAGACGATAGCCGGATTAATCAGACGTTAATCGAAGAATTTGGTAAAGAAGAAATGATTAAACCGATTAATCAAACGTTAATCAAAGAGATGGGTAAAGAAGAAATGATTAAACCGATTAATCAGACATTAATCAAAGAGATGGGTAAAGAAGAATTGATTAAACCGATTAATCAGGCGTTAATCAAAGAGATGGGTAAAGAAGAAATTATTAAACCGATTAATCAGGCGTTAATCAAAGAGTTTGGCAAAGAAGAAATGATTAAACCGATTAATCAGACGTTAATTAAAGAGATGGGTAAAGAAGAAATGATTAAACCGATTAATCAGACGTTAATCAAAGATTTTGGTAAAGAAGAAATGATTAAACCGATTAATCAAAGCAAGTTTTCGAATTCGCGGTCGTCTTATTTCAAGGAACGGATGCCGAATTATATTTATCCGGAAGTGTTGGCTTGCACGAAAGATGAAGAAGACGATAAGAAGAAAGTAGTAAATATTTCTAGAGATAGTTCTGTTAACCTTAAAGACATTTTGAAAATGGACGGCAATAAGGAAGCGCAGAAAAATATTGAGAAGTTGAGGAAGAGAACTTCGATtactaaaataattgtcaCTGATAACATGATTACTGATGAGCAATTAAGTAAATCGAATTGTGATGAAGATAAAGTGAAAAATGACAAGAGGTTAGAACGGGTGTGTTCGTCATCGAGTGAAGATCCTGATGGTAAAGAAGAAAAGCGCAAGGacggtaataaaaatttgaatgtttaCGATAAGAAATTAACGaaagaagaaaagaaaatttgggGTAAAGTTTGTACGGGTTCTTACACGCGCGCGATGGAAAAGTTTAATGGTAAGAAGAGTAATTTAAGTGGggacaaaaataaaagtaaaaattttagggataaatga